Genomic DNA from Filimonas effusa:
TACAGGGAGCACACCAGGTAGCCCAGAAGTCGAGAACTACTGTTTTACCTTTCAGGTCGGACAGTTTCACTATGCCTGCATTTCTTTCCTGCAGCGAAAAATCTTCCGCGGTATAAGAAACTATGGCATTCTTTACCTCTTCCCGCATCAGCTCTATGGTATGCGCGTCTTTCAACGATTCGAGATAGCTGTCCACTTCGCCTGCGGTAGCTTTGGGATGCGTGGCTTTGTATTGCTTTTTGGCCATGGCAATGATTGTTGCAGTAGCCTGGTTAAAGCGAATACTATTTTCCAGCACCTCACGCAATGCTTTCTCATTGCCCTTTCCCTGTAACAAGGCTGCTTGTATATCGTTAAGCCTTGCCCTTGAATACTTCAGGTAGCCCTGTGCTTTATTTGCCAGCTCCAACGCTTCCTGTGTACGGCCTGTTGCCTGCAGTATCGCTATCTGAATGATATTGGTATAACGAAACATTTCATCGCAATATGCTGCCCACTCTTCCGGCGAATAACTCCAGGAAGCTGCCGGCTTATTGGCCTTATAAAAAGCCATGCGATCAAGGATAAGCTTTGCCAAAGGATATACCTCAGCGGCAGTTTTACTCTTTTGAATATCGAAAGGAATTTCTACTGCTTTATAATACAGTTCAGGCAAACGATCAAAGGGAGCAATAGGCGCAAACTGTTTCAGAATCGTGTCGTTCTGAATACCTATCATCAGCAGGCTGCGGAAAACCCTGTTATAGTCGATGCCCATTACATTATTGATATCAGCATCCGCTTCGGATGGAGGGAATTTCGTGATGAGTGCACGGCTGGTTTGTAACTGGGCTTTTGCATCTTTTGCACCAAGGTATTCACGATAAGCCTGCCACCTCGCTAGATGTCCGCCCGGATATTTTGCAAGAATCGCTTTTGAAAGCGAATCAGCAGCCTGGGCATTCTTTAGGAAGTCGCGGTAAATAACATATACCTTCAGCAAGTCCTGCTCCGACTTATCAGGAAGAGAAGAAAGGTAAGCTGCCGCCCTGGCCGCTGCTGCCATAGTAGCTTCTTTAAATTTAAGAGAGGCCTTCAGGTAAGGAATCACCAGCTTACGCGGCGCCAGGTTGCGATGTCGCATGATTTCATTGCTCAGCCACATATAGGTAGCCGTGTCACTGATGGTAAAGTCATTAAAATAGCCGGGCACACCCAGTTCATAGGAAGGAGAGCGCAGCAAACCATATCCCGCTTCCGCACCTGCCGCAAGTCCGCCTGTGGCAGCATCTACCATATGAAAATAGCCGGTATCTCTCCTGTTGTCGGTGGCTGAATCGCCCTTGAATTTAAAAGCCAGGAAGGCAGCATCTGCCGGGAGTGTGAAATTACCTTTCCAGGCAGTATCTCCCAACCTGGTTAAAGGCAGGTCGAAGGTTTGCCAGCGGTAAGTAGTATCATACATATAGATCACTCCCTTTACCTGATTTTCATTCTGCAGGATTGCTTCCGGATAATACAGGATCGTTATTTCATTCCCGCCCACAGGTCGTACAGGTGTTACTGCAATTCGTCCATCCTGGGCTTTTACAAGGCCTGCCAGCACAAAACAACAGGCTACCAGGCTAAAGATCTTTTTCATGACAAAGAGATATTAAATAAAATAGCCACCGGCTACAGCATTGTAACCGGTGGCATGTAACCAATTGACTAAGGATTAGGTTCTATTTCAGGATTCAGTGTTCTGTTATACGCAGAAATTGGAAATACATACCTGTTGCTGTTAGGTTCCAATGTGTACGTAACACCTCCGAACCTGCGGGTAAGTGTACGCTGAAAACGAGTCTCCGATTTCAGGCGACGCATATCCCACCAGCGGAGAATACGGCAAAAGAATTCACGTTGCCTTTCCTGGATCACTTTTACCAATGCATCATTGGCATCGGATGCGGATTCGGGCGTATAGTCGGCTGCTTTGAAACGCTTTATTCTCAGCCTGTTCACCCAGGTCATAGCACTGGCGGCATCACCTTTACGTGCGTAATTTTCTGCTTTAATAAGCATCATCTCGGGCACAGTAGGACCTACATTCCTGGCTTCATACAAGAAATTATCCAGGTAGAAGTAGCGTCCTCCTGCATCTTCATAACTTGAAGAAATCATTGAAGCCGGCACTGTAAAGAGGTTATAGCGCTGGTCTTTTGTGCCCAATACATTCAGCAACGTATCGCTGAGACGCATAGAAGTAGGCGTATATCCCGACACCCCATAGTATGCCGATACTTTAGATAATAATATTTCAGGATCGCTTCTTCTTATAGGATAAGTTGCAGCTGAAATTTCAGTAAGTGGCGCCAGGTCATTCAGCGTACTTCTGTATAACAAGGCGCTATCAGCAAACACAGCAGCGCTGTCGTAGTTGTTCATATAGAAGTAACAACGCGACAGTACGCCAAAGGCAGATGGCTTGGATGGAAGCGTGTTAAAGGTCTGGGAAGCAGGCAGGTAAGGAATAGCCCACTTCAGATCGGCGATGATCTGGTTATACGTCGCCTGAACAGAAGCCCTGTTAAGCAGCTGGGTAGTAGTTTGCGTTAACACCAATGGAACACCCAGATCAGTAGCAGCCGTGGCAGCATTGTAAGGTTTACCATAAGTGTTCACCAGGCTCAGGTAAGCATCTGCCCTATGCACTCTTGCTTCGGCGATCAGCTTATTTTGAGCAGCCACACCCGAATCGCTGATATTAGGCACCTCGGAGATCACGATGTTGGAAACAGTGATGGTATTATATAAAGATGCCCAGTTGGCATCTATATAAGAAGAACTTACTTCCGGGAAAATATCCGCTGCCCACATATAGCTATTGCCAACATGAGCGTAATATTGGTTACCAAAAAGATCCAGCTGCTGCTGACTGCCGTCTACATACTGTACATCATCTGAAGAGTAGTCGCCCAGTCCGGCGCCTGATTCAAAATTGTAGGTATAGTTGAGCATGGTTCTGTAGTTCTGGTATTCACCAGGTACCAGCACTCCCTGCGTTTTTATATCCACATATTTCT
This window encodes:
- a CDS encoding alpha/beta fold hydrolase, yielding MKKIFSLVACCFVLAGLVKAQDGRIAVTPVRPVGGNEITILYYPEAILQNENQVKGVIYMYDTTYRWQTFDLPLTRLGDTAWKGNFTLPADAAFLAFKFKGDSATDNRRDTGYFHMVDAATGGLAAGAEAGYGLLRSPSYELGVPGYFNDFTISDTATYMWLSNEIMRHRNLAPRKLVIPYLKASLKFKEATMAAAARAAAYLSSLPDKSEQDLLKVYVIYRDFLKNAQAADSLSKAILAKYPGGHLARWQAYREYLGAKDAKAQLQTSRALITKFPPSEADADINNVMGIDYNRVFRSLLMIGIQNDTILKQFAPIAPFDRLPELYYKAVEIPFDIQKSKTAAEVYPLAKLILDRMAFYKANKPAASWSYSPEEWAAYCDEMFRYTNIIQIAILQATGRTQEALELANKAQGYLKYSRARLNDIQAALLQGKGNEKALREVLENSIRFNQATATIIAMAKKQYKATHPKATAGEVDSYLESLKDAHTIELMREEVKNAIVSYTAEDFSLQERNAGIVKLSDLKGKTVVLDFWATWCAPCKAGMAGMKLALEKYANDPDVVFFFVDTQEHDAGYKEKVNAFLKQMGYNNFRVLFDKGEETYAKYASQIHTSGIPFKVVINKEGKLVFANVGYKGSPTALADEITMMIDMAKGEDDSKVQAPRPPYPYTSERIQYYNADSSIHFGATITIPANAKNCPAAVILSGTGQQDRDGVMAGHPMFAVIADELSRKGIVVLRVDDRGVGETTGDYYTTTTRQFSEDALAGINYLLSRKEVDPRKTGLIGHSEGGIAACMAAAASEKVRFVVSLSSMGISGLEALRLQNDVIIDKSPATPTNKIRFKAANSAFFPVAFKYADASDLEARLREAYKKWHIEDSIFVAAQPPKETDHFFYPFEGYVRQATGPWYRGFITYDPAKVLPLIKVPVLAINGEKDIISIADENLAGFKKYIPAKQLQTWKVPGLNHLYQHCTTCTTDEYAKLKETFAPEVSERLVSFIGSL
- a CDS encoding RagB/SusD family nutrient uptake outer membrane protein — encoded protein: MKVFNYSILLVLTAFFAGCQKYVDIKTQGVLVPGEYQNYRTMLNYTYNFESGAGLGDYSSDDVQYVDGSQQQLDLFGNQYYAHVGNSYMWAADIFPEVSSSYIDANWASLYNTITVSNIVISEVPNISDSGVAAQNKLIAEARVHRADAYLSLVNTYGKPYNAATAATDLGVPLVLTQTTTQLLNRASVQATYNQIIADLKWAIPYLPASQTFNTLPSKPSAFGVLSRCYFYMNNYDSAAVFADSALLYRSTLNDLAPLTEISAATYPIRRSDPEILLSKVSAYYGVSGYTPTSMRLSDTLLNVLGTKDQRYNLFTVPASMISSSYEDAGGRYFYLDNFLYEARNVGPTVPEMMLIKAENYARKGDAASAMTWVNRLRIKRFKAADYTPESASDANDALVKVIQERQREFFCRILRWWDMRRLKSETRFQRTLTRRFGGVTYTLEPNSNRYVFPISAYNRTLNPEIEPNP